From Asterias amurensis chromosome 3, ASM3211899v1, a single genomic window includes:
- the LOC139934803 gene encoding lactadherin-like, which translates to MITFHHINHVLNPLILKISFFLIASNCIAESCQMSYYGPVPEPDPGQPYNKYYWVKSAMEKLRSGRLKGAIISFLFTHVCSAEFDGPLGMENGDILDSDLSSSTMAGTYYRASQARLNNQGAWCAYLYDLTPWIQVNFKANVSITGLITQGMHNANRHVMTFRVQYGDSTSSLTDVTTSSGVQLFTGNSDADSHVTNRFSPVLHAQYLRIVPVSWVSGNKCCMRFEVLGCR; encoded by the exons ATGATCACCTTTCACCACATCAACCATGTGTTGAATCCTCTGATTCTGAAGATATCATTCTTCTTGATCG CGAGCAATTGTATCGCCGAGAGTTGTCAGATGTCTTATTACGGTCCGGTTCCCGAGCCGGATCCCGGTCAGCCTTATAACAAATACTACTGGGTGAAATCAGCCATGGAGAAACTTCGAAGCGGACGCCTGAAAGGAGC GATTATATCTTTTCTCTTCACCCACGTTTGTTCAGCAGAATTTGACGGACCTCTTGGGATGGAGAATGGAGACATTCTGGACAGTGATCTCAGTTCATCGACTATGGCCGGGACTTACTATAGAGCAAGTCAAGCAAGGCTTAATAACCAAGG TGCATGGTGCGCATATTTATATGACCTGACTCCATGGATACAAGTCAACTTCAAAGCTAACGTGTCCATTACTGGTCTGATCACACAGGGAATGCACAACGCCAACCGCCATGTGATGACATTCCGCGTTCAGTACGGTGACTCCACATCTTCATTGACAGACGTGACAACTTCCAGTGGTGTCCAATTG TTCACCGGTAATTCTGATGCAGATAGTCACGTGACCAACCGGTTCTCCCCAGTGTTGCACGCCCAATATCTGCGCATCGTCCCGGTTTCGTGGGTTAGTGGAAACAAGTGCTGTATGCGCTTTGAGGTCTTAGGATGTCGATAA